From a single Bacillota bacterium genomic region:
- a CDS encoding GNAT family N-acetyltransferase, which yields MFKTFEKSDGFLDSFPFIADEVRANPIHRIAAEPDCTMLIDDNENMICAFSSKLPAWIWHTPELNGFPLRERLAELAAILSQAGVSKVLSIPETAKEFALYYQLKTGLSCSRSMELMSYYCDHPLKPFMPEGKIVPATFGHMETVKAFCDDFWKQSLHSSAALDATARSAESMIDHGGLYLWEKGSGVYTAMANIVYRSPRHGRINSIYTLPEYREQHFGAALVYRLSEIVLAEGLTPILFTDAVNESSNNMVRSIGFTAAGAVNEMTFHRLR from the coding sequence TTGTTCAAAACTTTTGAAAAAAGCGATGGTTTTTTAGATAGTTTTCCTTTCATTGCAGACGAGGTTCGCGCCAATCCTATTCATCGAATAGCTGCGGAACCGGATTGTACGATGCTTATTGATGATAATGAAAACATGATTTGTGCATTTTCAAGCAAATTACCTGCTTGGATTTGGCATACCCCCGAATTAAACGGCTTCCCCCTTCGTGAACGTCTTGCTGAACTTGCTGCGATCTTATCTCAAGCTGGTGTTTCAAAGGTTTTATCTATACCGGAAACGGCAAAGGAATTTGCGCTTTATTACCAGCTTAAAACAGGTTTAAGCTGTTCAAGATCTATGGAACTTATGTCTTATTACTGCGATCACCCTTTAAAACCATTTATGCCGGAAGGAAAAATCGTTCCCGCAACCTTTGGACATATGGAGACTGTAAAAGCTTTTTGCGACGATTTTTGGAAACAGTCACTTCATAGTTCAGCCGCACTTGATGCGACTGCCCGCAGTGCAGAATCCATGATTGACCACGGAGGGCTCTATCTTTGGGAAAAAGGCTCTGGGGTTTATACTGCGATGGCAAACATAGTCTACCGATCACCCCGCCACGGGCGCATCAACAGTATTTATACCCTTCCTGAGTATCGTGAGCAGCATTTTGGTGCCGCTCTTGTATACAGGCTTTCGGAAATAGTTTTGGCTGAAGGTCTAACGCCTATATTATTTACCGATGCAGTTAACGAGTCCTCTAACAACATGGTGAGAAGTATTGGCTTTACCGCGGCAGGTGCTGTCAACGAGATGACTTTTCATAGACTGCGGTAG
- a CDS encoding phosphoenolpyruvate carboxykinase (GTP), giving the protein MSRKRSKKMTTNKKLNQWISEMTSLTKPDKVVWIDGSEKQLEELRAEAVATGELIKLNQELLPGCYYHRTAVNDVARVENRTFICTSKKEDAGPTNNWMAPSEAYEKLGHIFEGSMKGRTMYVIPYSMGIVGSPFAKIGVELTDSIYVVVNMNVMTRIGNKVLEALGDNGEFIKCLHSKANVDPENRYIVHFPEDNTIWSVNSAYGGNVLLGKKCFALRIASYLGKNEGWMAEHMLILGIENPKGEVKYISAAFPSACGKTNLAMLIPPAVFKEKGYKVWCVGDDIAWLRIGKDGRLWAVNPENGFFGVAPGTNEKTNPNALASTRKDTIFTNVALNNENNTVWWEGLDKNPPENGTDWKGNPWNGKTSSEKGANPNSRFTSPTVNCPCLSKEFNNPEGVPISAIVFGGRRAKTAPLVYQSKSWDNGVFVGSIMASETTAAAAGAVGVVRRDPMAMLPFCGYNMGDYFAHWLEMGKKIPNKPKIFNVNWFRTDDEGHFIWPGFGDNMRVLMWILDRCEGKADAIETPIGYIPNVEDINTEGLDISKDTIKDLLDVDKELWSKEVEGIKEFYSKFDRMPQDLKNELSALEKNLK; this is encoded by the coding sequence ATATCGAGGAAAAGGAGTAAAAAAATGACCACCAACAAAAAACTCAATCAATGGATCAGTGAAATGACATCCTTAACAAAACCTGACAAGGTCGTTTGGATTGACGGAAGTGAAAAACAGCTGGAAGAGCTTCGCGCAGAAGCAGTTGCAACCGGCGAGCTAATAAAACTCAATCAGGAACTTCTGCCGGGCTGCTATTATCACAGAACTGCTGTAAACGACGTTGCACGCGTAGAGAACAGAACCTTTATCTGCACCTCTAAAAAAGAAGATGCCGGTCCGACAAACAACTGGATGGCACCATCAGAAGCATATGAAAAGCTCGGACATATTTTTGAAGGCTCAATGAAGGGAAGAACAATGTATGTTATTCCTTACTCTATGGGTATTGTCGGTTCACCTTTCGCTAAAATCGGCGTTGAGCTGACTGACTCAATTTATGTTGTAGTTAATATGAACGTAATGACCAGGATCGGAAATAAAGTGCTTGAAGCGCTTGGCGATAATGGTGAATTTATTAAATGCCTGCACAGCAAAGCAAATGTTGACCCCGAAAACCGCTATATTGTCCACTTCCCTGAGGATAACACGATTTGGTCTGTTAACTCAGCTTACGGCGGCAACGTTCTTCTCGGCAAAAAATGTTTTGCTCTTCGTATCGCTTCTTACCTTGGTAAAAACGAGGGCTGGATGGCTGAACATATGCTTATTCTCGGCATTGAAAATCCAAAGGGCGAAGTAAAATATATTTCTGCTGCATTCCCGTCTGCATGCGGTAAAACTAACCTTGCAATGCTTATTCCTCCGGCAGTATTTAAAGAAAAGGGATACAAAGTATGGTGCGTAGGTGATGATATTGCATGGCTAAGGATCGGTAAAGACGGTAGACTTTGGGCAGTCAATCCTGAAAATGGTTTCTTTGGCGTTGCTCCTGGTACGAACGAAAAGACCAATCCGAACGCACTTGCTTCAACGAGGAAAGATACTATATTCACTAACGTTGCTTTAAACAATGAGAACAATACAGTCTGGTGGGAAGGTCTTGACAAGAATCCGCCTGAGAACGGCACAGACTGGAAAGGCAACCCATGGAATGGCAAGACATCCTCAGAAAAGGGTGCAAACCCCAATTCTCGTTTTACATCTCCTACAGTCAACTGCCCCTGCCTCTCCAAAGAATTCAACAATCCTGAAGGCGTACCGATTTCTGCAATTGTATTTGGCGGCAGACGTGCCAAAACTGCTCCGCTGGTTTATCAGTCAAAGAGTTGGGATAACGGCGTATTTGTTGGCTCTATCATGGCTTCTGAGACAACAGCTGCTGCTGCTGGCGCTGTTGGCGTAGTAAGACGTGACCCGATGGCTATGCTTCCTTTCTGCGGCTACAACATGGGCGATTATTTCGCACACTGGCTTGAAATGGGCAAGAAAATCCCGAACAAACCGAAAATCTTCAATGTTAACTGGTTCAGAACTGACGACGAAGGTCACTTTATTTGGCCGGGCTTCGGTGACAACATGAGAGTTTTGATGTGGATTCTTGACAGATGTGAAGGTAAAGCAGATGCAATCGAAACTCCTATCGGTTATATTCCTAATGTTGAGGACATCAATACTGAAGGATTAGATATAAGCAAGGATACTATTAAAGATCTTCTCGATGTTGATAAAGAACTTTGGTCAAAAGAAGTTGAAGGCATTAAGGAATTTTATAGTAAGTTCGACAGAATGCCTCAAGACCTTAAGAATGAATTATCTGCACTTGAAAAGAATTTGAAATAA